A stretch of Lactuca sativa cultivar Salinas chromosome 6, Lsat_Salinas_v11, whole genome shotgun sequence DNA encodes these proteins:
- the LOC111890008 gene encoding uncharacterized protein LOC111890008, protein MRQHRWLDVVNDYNCDILYHSAKANVVVDALSCKSAGSSTPTTCIRISVDSPLVSLIKEAQDEGCGYIVNFSLNMFPRKQPPGAQNRKQKQKEQDLTNKLQGSLNKYFVRNENNDENTNDVETNDFVDNSKGPIETSNAPIENSNDHENNDFVDKSSDINIFDPRVWDKLDFKMKDMLVEKWPIREIENNKIFPKDALGRHFSCEFYIRKLKNGDSYDRKWLVYSKELDKVFCFCCKLFKTARSRSNLATEGINDWKHLSEKLNEHEHSSEHMINLKTWTQTRLRLRKNETIDKELQERIKKDTQHWKEVLVRIIAVVKCLAEYNLAFRGTNEKIYEKSNVKSAIIRKIKKAKYFSVILDCTPDASRKEQMTLIIRCVDVANVPIKVEEFFLEFLMIEDTSGLGLFNVLQNALKSLDLDINCIRGQGYENGANMKGKHQGVQKRLLDINSRAFYMSYSTHRWSVLLDHVDELTLKSLSTTRWESHIESVKAIKTQLFQIKEALTKLAQVSDDGKVCRDAESLVDELIWENGFDTAINEAKNIAENIGVETKFPIKHMALTQLRSRFEKMQHFESIFGFLFDGSKLKSLLDDELKKCCKKLETSLTNGEELDIDGKDLFIELQVLQEMLSDEAYKGELPWTAIQIMEFAKQMDMFPNVLVAYKILLTVPVTVASAERSFSKVKLLKSYLRSTITQERLNGLAILSIDSQFLRSVDYDKRIDVFASKNARRHRFR, encoded by the exons atgagacagcataGGTGGCTCGACGTAGTCAATGATTATAACTGTGATATCCTTTACCATTCGGCTAAAGCGAACGTGGTTGTGGACGCTCTAAGTTGCAAGTCAGCTGGATCTTCTACTCCAACGACATGTATAAGGATATCAGTAGATTCTCCACTTGTGAGCTTGATCAAGGAAGCTCAGGATGAGG GTTGTGGATACATTGTTAACTTCAG TTTAAATATGTTTCCTAGAAAACAACCACCTGGTGCTCAAAAtaggaaacaaaaacaaaaagaacaGGATCTTACTAATAAATTACAAGGATCTTTAAATAAGTATTTTGTTAGAAATGAAAATAATGATGAAAATACTAATGATGTTGAAACTAATGATTTTGTTGATAATTCTAAAGGACCAATTGAAACTTCTAATGCACCTATTGAAAATTCTAATGATCATGAAAATAATGATTTTGTTGATAAATCTAGTGATATTAATATTTTTGATCCAAGGGTATGGGATAAGTTAGATTTTAAAATGAAAGATATGCTTGTAGAAAAATGGCCTATTAGGGAAATTGAAAATAACAAAATTTTTCCAAAAGATGCACTAGGTAGacatttttcttgtgaattttataTTCGTAAATTAAAGAATGGTGATTCTTATGATAGAAAGTGGTTGGTGTATTCAAAAGAACTTGATAAagtgttttgtttttgttgtaagttatttaaaaCAGCTAGATCTAGAAGTAATTTGGCAACCGAAGGAATTAATGATTGGAAACATCTTAGTGAAAAATTAAATGAACATGAACATAGTTCTGAACACATGATTAATTTAAAAACTTGGACACAAACACGACTTAGGTTAAGgaaaaatgaaacaattgataaagAGTTACAAGAAAGAATAAAAAAAGATACTCAACATTGGAAAGAAGTTTTGGTAAGAATTATTGCTGTTGTAAAATGTTTAGCTGAATATAATTTGGCTTTTCGTGGAACTAATGAAAAAATATATGAGAAATCTAATG TTAAAAGTGCAattattagaaaaataaaaaaagcaAAATATTTTTCGGTAATTCTTGATTGCACTCCGGATGCAAGTCGTAAAGAGCAAATGACTTTGATTATTAGATGTGTTGATGTTGCAAATGTTCCAATAAAAGTAGAAGAGTTTTTTTTAGAGTTTTTAATGATAGAAGATACATCCGGTTTAGGACTttttaatgttttacaaaatgCTTTAAAATCTCTTGACTTGGATATTAATTGTATTCGAGGACAAGGATATGAGAATGGAGCAAATATGAAAGGCAAACATCAAGGTGTACAAAAAAGATTGCTTGATATAAACTCAAGAGCTTTTTATATGTCATA CTCCACACATAGATGGAGTGTTTTACTTGACCATGTAGATGAGTTAACCCTAAAATCATTGTCTACTACTCGTTGGGAAAGTCACATTGAAAGTGTTAAAGCAATAAAAACTCAACTTTTTCAAATAAAAGAAGCATTAACAAAATTAGCTCAAGTGAGTGATGATGGTAAGGTTTGTAGAGACGCGGAATCATTAGTAGATG aattaatttg gGAAAATGGGTTTGACACTGCTATTAATGAGGCTAAAAACATAGCAGAAAATATTGGAGTTGAAACAAAATTTCCTATCAAAC ATATGGCTCTAACTCAATTGAGAAGTAGATTTGAGAAAATGCAACATTTTGaatctatttttggatttttgtttgatGGTTCAAAGTTAAAATCTTTACTTGATGATGAATTAAAAAAATGTTGTAAGAAACTTGAAACTAGTTTGACAAATGGTGAGGAACTTGATATTGATGGAAAAGATTTATTTATTGAGTTACAAGTTTTGCAGGAAATGTTGTCGGATGAAGCATATAAAGGTGAACTTCCTTGGACAGCTATTCAAATTATGGAGTTTGCAAAGCAGATGGACATGTTTCCCAATGTGTTGGTGGCATATAAAATTTTGTTGACGGTACCGGTCACCGTTGCTTCCGCGGAAAGAAGTTTTTCGAAAGTGAAGTTATTGAAGTCATATCTTCGAAGTACCATAACTCAAGAAAGATTAAATGGATTAGCAATTTTGAGTATTGATAGTCAATTCCTACGAAGTGTTGATTATGATAAAAGAATAGATGTTTTTGCTTCAAAAAATGCAAGGAGGCATCGTTTTAGATGA